GGTGCCAACATGGGAGACACATATTCCATCAAACAAGTATCTAAACGAACCGGCTTGACTGAGGATGCCATTCGCCATTACGAGAAGATCGGTCTCCTTCCTCCTCCCGCAAGGAAAGATAATGGCCATCGTGTATATCACATAGAGGATGCCGAAATTATGGAACTCATCACATGCCTGAAGAAGACAGGAATGTCACTGGAGGATATGAAAGCCTATGTGCATCTTCCCTTTAAGGAAAATATTCAATCCGTTCCGGAGCTGAACGCCATGCTCCAGAATTACCGTCAGAAAATTACCGAGCAAATTTCGGACCTGCAGCGCATTCTGCGGTTCATCGACGACAAGTTGATCCATAATCAGTCCCTGCTAAATCCCGATAGGGCGACCAGTGAAGAATCTTA
This Paenibacillus sp. JZ16 DNA region includes the following protein-coding sequences:
- a CDS encoding MerR family transcriptional regulator → MGDTYSIKQVSKRTGLTEDAIRHYEKIGLLPPPARKDNGHRVYHIEDAEIMELITCLKKTGMSLEDMKAYVHLPFKENIQSVPELNAMLQNYRQKITEQISDLQRILRFIDDKLIHNQSLLNPDRATSEES